In Humulus lupulus chromosome 6, drHumLupu1.1, whole genome shotgun sequence, a single genomic region encodes these proteins:
- the LOC133781654 gene encoding uncharacterized protein LOC133781654 isoform X4: MARGGSTAGGGVLGLGSTTQGLGRGLFGFGTLRDTRAMAMERIYLGGKGKAFGENSFSLRCSISLISAAEAEHGDAFRKERSLVQGVEKAVRTEFCQF, from the exons ATGGCTCGGGGGGGCTCGACGGCGGGTGGGGGGGTCTTGGGTCTGGGCTCGACGACACAGGGTCTGGGCAGAGGGCTATTTGGCTTCGGGACTTTGAGAGACACGAGAGCTATGGCCATGGAGAGGATCTATCTTGGTGGAAAG GGGAAAGCTTTTGGTGAAAATAGCTTCTCTCTCAGATGCTCTATCTCTCTCATATCAG CTGCTGAAGCTGAACATGGTGATGCTTTTAGAAAGGAAAGGTCCTTAGTTCAAGGTGTAGAAAAG gctgttcgaacCGAGTTTTGTCAATTCTGA
- the LOC133781654 gene encoding uncharacterized protein LOC133781654 isoform X1 codes for MARGGSTAGGGVLGLGSTTQGLGRGLFGFGTLRDTRAMAMERIYLGGKGKAFGENSFSLRCSISLISAAEAEHGDAFRKERSLVQGVEKVINTKHVSCNLKLIAVLLSYILKIFIRAYLSLNYKNIVS; via the exons ATGGCTCGGGGGGGCTCGACGGCGGGTGGGGGGGTCTTGGGTCTGGGCTCGACGACACAGGGTCTGGGCAGAGGGCTATTTGGCTTCGGGACTTTGAGAGACACGAGAGCTATGGCCATGGAGAGGATCTATCTTGGTGGAAAG GGGAAAGCTTTTGGTGAAAATAGCTTCTCTCTCAGATGCTCTATCTCTCTCATATCAG CTGCTGAAGCTGAACATGGTGATGCTTTTAGAAAGGAAAGGTCCTTAGTTCAAGGTGTAGAAAAGGTAATTAATACCAAACATGTTTCatgtaatttgaaattgattgCAGTTTTACTTTCatatattttaaagatttttattaGAGCTTATCTGAGTTTGAATTATAAAAACATAGTTTCCTAG